The Pieris napi chromosome 9, ilPieNapi1.2, whole genome shotgun sequence genomic sequence AAAACgtttatgttttgtttcttatttCCATTATCCCATTGAAAAAAACTTAGGTGGAACTGGGCGGACCATACCACTCGCATGAACAATGGCAGAAGGACAAAGAGGGTAACAAAGTGGAAAGGGCCACcaggaaaaaaaaaagagaggTCGCCCTCTTGCACGGTAGGTTGACGAGCTTCAGGAAGTTGGTAGATAACTACACTAGCATCTTAGTAAGCTGATGCGCGCGCTTTGCGGAATTGAAGAacttataaaacctttttcaagAGTTCAAAGAGGGTGCACTAATTACAGTTTCCGAAAGCCTATTCCAGTCAGCCACTACTCGGAGAAAGTTTTTAAGggaatttgtattatattgagTGGTCTTcagttttaaagaactacccCTCAAATGTGTTTTCTCACTTAAACTAAAGAGCTTCTCAATTCATGGAACATTATAGTGGCCAGTAAGGATTTTATAGGTTTCCTCTTAAACGTATtgactattaaaaaatacttattcagttattttttaacaaaccTCCAATGGGTTCAATATCAAAATACCAAACTATATTGTAGGTATAATTACTAACATCCCAATTGTTATTCACGTATTAACTGCATaagtataagtaaaaaaaacaaaatgaaaagaCAAAATATCCCTTAAATGGTTAAcatcaaaacaaaaatcaatacattttaggtttattttatagaacagggggcaaaagggcaggaggctcagtATCTTATGTGAtaacgccgcccatggacccTCAATGCCTCAACCCTCATGGGCTCGCgagtggaatttcgtattctgcctcgacgtccgatgatgaaacttaataactatatatatatatatataactgcaggtattaatcagAAGAACTCCTATCAAAACCTCCATGGTAACTGAGGTAGAAGATGCAAAAGAACCGTGCACTatcatcaaaaataaatattatttattaaaaaagaaaaaatgtacGTAACTATGGACCTACCGAACATGCTGAATAAACAGTAACAACCTTTTTACGTATGAATGTTGAAACTAAATGTgttcaaatttagaataatgTAGTTTTACAAACACGCGCTTAAAGTTCAAGGTAACACCGAGAAGTTCATTAGGGCGTCTCATTATCATTAGCACTGGTTCTTAACACTCTGAAATGACACGTATTCTGTCGAGAATTCCTGAGTGGCCCAAAGCCTTGGACCGTCAGTAATGTTCCACATTAGACCTTTTTCATAATGAAAGTGCTAAGGGTGTGACCACTCGTGTTACGACGATAAATTGTCCGACTTATCGATTCTCTTGAGTAatctaaatatgtatttgtttttttatgagaCTGGAgacggtatttttttttcataaatttgaaTTGCTTTTGCTGCACCCTCCCTCGCGAGGGGGGTATTTTGGCCCGTTCGGGGAGTAGTCACCAAATCAGCTGTGACAGTTTTTCCCCATGGATTTATTCCCGCGCTGAGCCAATCCAGATTTCGAAATATCCCTTCGAGAGCTACTGAAAAAAGTTTAGGAGACAATGGAGACAATTCCGTCCACcacaatctatttttattaatcaactgcccactgaagtatttcgaaactaattcgacttagggtccttcaaataaagagcgtaccaattcttaaaaggccggcaacgcattggCGAGCCCTcgggcattgagagtgtccatgggtggcagtatcacttaacatcaggtaagcctcctgcccgtttgcccagTTCTATAAAAGTTCTGCAAGTCCGCTTAAATTTCACTTAAAATGTTACGCATAACAATAGTGCTCACGGTTTaggtttaaaaaagaaaaatattatacatattttaatttcccaAAATAACTAAATCCAAAGTTTACAAGAAATTCTCGTTATTGACTGCAGTGATATTTTCCTGGATTTTCTATAGCTTCCCAGTTCCCAATAATCTATCAAAGACGGTGGAACGTGCTCGTACGTCAGACGCTgtcaaacttaatttaaaatatcgttTCTGGAGAATTATCTGCATTTTATCTCGGAAATAAACAGAATAATATTCCTAGTAGAAAGTTCTGTTTCTACTAAGTAGTTCTTAAACATTACACAAACTGAGctcctatattttttttttgaaaattgttaaaagtaatgtaattttgacaattttaacattaaatacaCATGAACCAAGCAAGTTGgcgtaaataacaaaatattagtattgtaTTTACCAcaattaagtattaaatttcGGAAAAGCAATagtttttatactaaaaaagttaagCATTAGTACAAATCAAAGGTTTTTAAACATGCCATATGTAAAAAccatattggattttgacatatgggTCTCATAGTTCACACTTTTAATGCACACATTGCTTTGTCAAGATATAGGCAGCCATTTCACTACAAAACACCCAAAGTATCATGTTCTGTGAGAAATGTGTGCAATCAAGTGTTAAACTACTTTATCTAGATGATATATAGTGTAATTTAGGAAAAGCGTTTAAATGTGCCttcagaatatattttatcaaggTTGTGAAACACACCCAAGGAGTGCCAAActaatcttatttattatgatttgtATTGTCTATTGTAATAATAGGATCTCCATAAGATTgcctgttatatttttttcaattaagaatacattaatgttatttaacttaaataattatgtctTTAGAATTCTTAAAccaaatataacataaattaaacaacacaagCAGGAGCAGCAAATAATAGTGGTCCAGTCTTTGAAACTTAATactcaagaaataaaaacaacttcAGTGGTGAGAATGTAAACTAAAGGACTTATGCTTGCATTggataaacaacaataaaaaaatcttacataGATTCCACTTTATCATTTGGCCCCTGCATCTGCCCTTGTACAGTTCCTCGAGATGTGTTCATACACCATCCTTTTAATCCTAGTTTGTCTGCTTGATTTTTTGTGTACTGagtagagaaaaattaaaaacaatgagtgtaatatagtaattaaaaacccAATTAGTACTAATAAGAGTGTGTACCATACTATGTGTATATAGTAATATGACTAATATTTGCCTATACTTCAAATAATTACTAGAGTTGATATCCATATTGATAAATCTAGATTTTTTgatgaaaaatgtattggatatATTGGATtaataatgtgtttattcaGTAGGCTATGTCATATGtgaaatacttatattaactCTTATCTGTTAACTTCAGATTTATAGAGTGAGatataaattagatttacCTTGCGGAAAAATACACCTTGAACTCTgccaaatatttcaaaatcaacACTTCTTAGCGCCATCGAGACAGATGCGGAAACTGTGCAATGACCAAGTTTAATAACAGAACTTGTTAAAGTTGTAAGGAGCAATAACTGaaccatttaattaaattttacacctatgtattaaatataatctgtAAAATTTTACGTATTTTGATTACAAAATACGATTATTTTGCTGAAACTTTTCCAATTTCCAAAATATCTGTCAAGTGTAAACGTCTTATGTAAGttctttattgttattatggcAATACATTGttgttcaatattttattgaaactcAGAAGTGAGAAGTCGATACATAAAAACTGTATGAATCGTGGTACAAATTAGAAATGTTTAACCTATGAAACAATTATGTCAAAATTCTGTACATTTTCTGAGTCGTTTCTGAATTTCATCCATAACGTTTTCTTCTTAAGTTAATTGTCAAATCGTCAGCTGTGATATGTAAAACGTCAAATGAattgactattaaataaaaaagaaagatctacaataattgtaattttgtcTTACGAagaaatctaaatattatccgaaaattataataattataatttggaGAAATCTATCTTTATTTGAgtaaaatgaatttttattgcTGTGCCAGGTAAGTTTGTATCATAACATTAtgtaacacatttttattaatacattgaGGATCTTATGAATAAATTTGTTGTAGATTAAGCAATAAATCACTTTTGGGGAGCTTGGCCAAACTTCGACCTGCGCTAAGAACAGCGCAATATGCTCAATCTGCGTCAGTACCGAAAATATCCTTCAAACCATATGAGCCACCAAAAGATGAGCATTTCGATCTGAAAAATGAACGACTCAACCGACCTATGTCTCCTCATCTCACGATTTACAAGCCCCAACTTACGAGTCTCCTTTCCGTGACCCACAGAGCTGCCGGTTAGATTTTTGCAAGAaacagtaatattattatgaacttGTAGTAATACATTTGAGGATAATCTAAACAACATGATGATCTTATTCCTAAATTCCGTAtccatgtttaaattaattgccCTCTGTTCGGATTTAAtagttggattttttttttaggtataATGCTATCAGGATACATAACAGCATTAGGTGTTGGTGCTTTAGTTCTGCCTCATGATGTTGCTCATTATGTGACAATGATTGAAGGCTTGAATTTCTCACCAGCAACTATTTTCCTTGCTAAGGCCTGTCTGGCTGCACCCTTGGGATACCACTTTGCTAATGGGATCAGGCATTTGTACTGGGACACGGCTAAAGGCTTAACAATTAAAGAGGTTTACTCGACTGGATATGCAATGTTAGCAGGTGCAGTAGCAATAAGCTTGTTTTTGGCAGCATTGTAAGTAATTAAGTAGACATTTTggagtattatttatttgtggtGTAATAAATCATGGACAATTaaacattgtattaattttgaattatttgtggTTGCAAACTCATGCAACTCCGCAATTGTTTAGAACATCGTGgattgttttgaatttttcaaagTCCAACTTTTCAGTTGTGGCTAACCCTTTGGCggcattctgaaaagaaaaagaatTTATTAGATCTTTCAATTTGGTTTGaatttataatgtgtaaaattacttacattgaaaataatgttattattctTCAAGAATTCcccataaatattaaagagaTCAGATCTTTTATCGAGCAGTTGTGCCAGACTTAAAGGTGTATGAGCAATAGAGACATCTGATAGGAAATCTTTAGCAGATAACCAAGTTCTAGACGGCTCCATTGCAATGTTACAAGTAGCAAAGCTACTAAGATCACCTCTGCCCCCAGCATCCCTGTTAAGGCATAGTAGTTCATATTGAGATGCATCGAGGTTAGATAAGTCAGCAcctaaaagaaaacataagttaaaaattttatgatttcaaaggatatttaattaaatgattatacattttgtttgaAGTCTCAAAACCTGGAGTTGGGTCAGTAATAATCTAAGgttcctttttaatttaaggaaAATTATCAGACAATGTGaaacaataacattaaatatttccctGAATATCAAATCTGGGACTATCTGAGTGCCCTGTGTGTAAACTACCCTGAACTGAGTATAGATgcattaaattagttttttattaaattccttcTACCCaacatataaattgtaatatcttACTAGAAACAAATGCAACATCTCCTCTATCTTCTTTCAAGCATTTGACTGCGTTGCCATCTCCTGAGCATTGTTTCTTCAACTTTGATACATCATCGCCTAAAAACATTTggttattaaacatattttaggacaaaaaatagaatttaccCACAGGTAATGTATGATAATCTATTTTGTAGAATTGTGTCAGGTTTTTAGGTAAATTATCAGTAGATTTGTAAAATTGTAGTAGTACATATAGAAAAGTAGTTAAATGTTCATACATTTGAACAATATGTTGTGGTTTTTATTACCTCTAGGATTATTTTCTGCTTTGTCTACACCAGGCAAACAGGACCCATCAAAGAAGCCTCCGAAATTCTTGATACACTGAAATTGTATTGTTGAACAATTATCAAACAAATAGTTGTAACCAACTTCTAAAGTAAAGAAAGAGGGTTACCATTCTTAAATTtccaatgaatttttttataaatactttaaattcataatttatataaaaaaatattttttaatttatttgaaatatacatttgattaatttatccAAGCTGACATGcctaaagttttattaatttgtcatTAATACATACCTGATCAGAGGTTATGAGTCTTTtgttgattaaataatatagtggAGCCTGCAGCCCACTGAAAGTACTGAAGGAGTTGTGACATGAGCTGTAAAAAGGTAATTGAAATGATAGTATTTGTTCCTACTATGTGTTTACCTACTACTGCATAATAATACCACTGTTACCAAATGGGCTGACATGACGGAATGACAATGGGCTGTCAAATTTCCTTTCGTGGCAACCCTACTAGGGAAATATTAGTTGGTATTTCATAGAGCAAGTAGTGGCaaattttgatataattttcgttttatatatacaaaatcaaattccaatttatctttatatatataattcttctgtgagtgtgtatgtcactgaacttctctcaaacgactggaccgattttgatgaaattttttgtgtgttcaaggggatctgggaatggtttagattcacaaatcagctcgccagatggcgctgcagtcggtactttcatactttgctttactaattggttgaaatatcatgcaggacaacgtctgtcgggtccactagtatatatatacatatatatataaacatgtgtattatataaataataatcaattttatgataagcaaaggtttataaataaaatatagttatatttatttcaaaagatTTAGTACGTGtgtctattatatttaatttctatggttgtttttttaattttgaacagATAGAGATAAGAATCTTTTTGGtcgagaaaaaaaatattttctcaccGTTTTCCCCTCAAATCGTCAATTTTAGCAAACACACTGTTCTTCTTAACTACCGCAACAGCATAATTAGGTATTTTGTTTTCTCCATACACTTCGTGGAATACCGGATGGAGGTTGTATTTCTTTGAGGCAGACGCTACCCTCATTCCGTCAACGGAGGCCAAATCTGATC encodes the following:
- the LOC125052452 gene encoding succinate dehydrogenase cytochrome b560 subunit, mitochondrial-like — protein: MNFYCCARLSNKSLLGSLAKLRPALRTAQYAQSASVPKISFKPYEPPKDEHFDLKNERLNRPMSPHLTIYKPQLTSLLSVTHRAAGIMLSGYITALGVGALVLPHDVAHYVTMIEGLNFSPATIFLAKACLAAPLGYHFANGIRHLYWDTAKGLTIKEVYSTGYAMLAGAVAISLFLAAL
- the LOC125052453 gene encoding acylphosphatase-2-like, whose protein sequence is MVQLLLLTTLTSSVIKLGHCTVSASVSMALRSVDFEIFGRVQGVFFRKYTKNQADKLGLKGWCMNTSRGTVQGQMQGPNDKVESMMQWLKTTGSPSSKIDKADFNNNKEIDDYTFKSFDIRRDD